Part of the Melopsittacus undulatus isolate bMelUnd1 chromosome 7, bMelUnd1.mat.Z, whole genome shotgun sequence genome is shown below.
AATCGCTCAGCAAAGGCCTCCAAGTCGCGGGGGTCGGCGTCCACGTCGCTCATGCAGCCCATGTGGGCCGGCAGCCCGTGGCCGTGGGCCATGCCCAGCGCCGCCGGGTGCATGGGGTTCATGCCGGCCATGTGAGGAGCATGGCCCGGCGTGGAGACCACGGCGCCGTCGGGGCCCGCCATGGCCCCCAGCGCCAGCCCCGGCGTCAGGTGCTCCAAGAGTTCCCCCTCCAGCGCCTGGTGGggctggtggtggtgatggtggtgatggtggtggtggtggtgggtgcCCGACAGGGCGGACGGGTGAGAGATGGGCaccgaggaggaggaggcggccGAGGTGCAGGGGATGGTGTTCATGGTGTGGTAGGTGGCGTCCGGCTTGAAGGGGCTGTGGTGCGgcgggtggtggtggtggctctTGCTCGGGGAGACGATGTCCACCGCTGCCAGGGCTTCGGCGCGGGCCAGCAGGCTCTCGTCCAGACCGCCGAATATATTGCTCTGCAATTGCAAATAGAAGGCACACATAACGCTCAGCAGGGAATTCGCCTCCCCGCGCACTCCGCCGTGCCACTAAAACCTTCCCAGCATGTTAAAAGAGAAATCCtggagaaggggaggaggggggaggtTGGAGAaggggggaggagaagagaagagcGAGCGAGCGGGGCGAGGGAGCGGGCGCGGCGCGCAGCCGCTCGCACAGAGGCAGCCAGCGGCGGGCGGACGGGCGGACGGACGGGCGGACACACACAGCAGCCGCACGCAGCATCCCAGGTCATCAAAATTAATACGGGCGGCAGGAGCCGCCGCATGCATAAGTTGGGCGAGCGCCCGGCGGCGCAGGGTGATTTGCTGCGCGGCCATGAAAAAAACATCAGGCGGATCCGGGGGCCGCCAAGGGGCTCCCCTTAAAGcggggcggcgggcggcgggcaCCTACCGGAGGGGCGGGCAGGCAGGCCCTCCGCATCGCCTCCGcgccgccgctgctgccgccggggccggagccggagcccgagccggagccggagctgctgctgccgggtCCGGAGCCGCGTCCGGCGGAGCCGCTGGTGCCGTTGCTGCTGGGGGAGCTGGCGGCTGGGGCGGCAGCTGCGGCGGAGGGGCAGGGCGA
Proteins encoded:
- the POU4F2 gene encoding POU domain, class 4, transcription factor 2 codes for the protein MMMSLSSKQPFGLPHGGGGSGSLHETKYSALHSASPCPSAAAAAPAASSPSSNGTSGSAGRGSGPGSSSSGSGSGSGSGPGGSSGGAEAMRRACLPAPPSNIFGGLDESLLARAEALAAVDIVSPSKSHHHHPPHHSPFKPDATYHTMNTIPCTSAASSSSVPISHPSALSGTHHHHHHHHHHHHQPHQALEGELLEHLTPGLALGAMAGPDGAVVSTPGHAPHMAGMNPMHPAALGMAHGHGLPAHMGCMSDVDADPRDLEAFAERFKQRRIKLGVTQADVGSALANLKIPGVGSLSQSTICRFESLTLSHNNMIALKPILQAWLEEAEKSHREKLAKPELFSGAEKKRKRTSIAAPEKRSLEAYFALQPRPSSEKIAAIAEKLDLKKNVVRVWFCNQRQKQKRMKYSAGI